A portion of the Brockia lithotrophica genome contains these proteins:
- a CDS encoding Positive regulator of CheA protein activity (CheW): MELLRTEGREGRERESKFVFFRLGSEMYGVDVRHVRSIERLGAVTRVPHAPPYVRGVMNLRGSVVPLVDLRLRLGLPAGEVSDRTRVLIVNLNDKEIGYIVDEANDVRDLTEASVEPTPEVAKTDRSRYLSGVARIGEDLVLLLDLTRILSEEETQELEEMR; this comes from the coding sequence ATGGAACTTCTGCGCACGGAAGGCAGAGAAGGGCGCGAGCGAGAGTCGAAATTTGTCTTCTTCCGTCTCGGGAGCGAGATGTACGGTGTCGACGTGCGGCACGTCCGGTCCATCGAACGTTTGGGCGCCGTGACGCGCGTTCCCCACGCGCCTCCGTACGTACGCGGTGTGATGAACCTGCGAGGGTCCGTGGTTCCCCTCGTCGACCTCCGGCTTCGTCTCGGATTGCCGGCGGGGGAGGTGAGCGACCGGACGCGCGTGCTCATCGTGAACCTCAACGACAAGGAGATCGGCTACATCGTCGACGAGGCGAACGACGTGCGGGACCTCACGGAGGCTTCCGTGGAGCCTACCCCCGAGGTGGCGAAGACGGACCGCAGCCGGTACCTTTCCGGCGTGGCGCGCATCGGAGAGGACCTCGTTCTCCTCCTCGACCTCACGCGCATCTTGAGCGAAGAAGAAACGCAGGAGTTGGAGGAGATGCGATGA
- a CDS encoding Chemotaxis protein CheC -- inhibitor of MCP methylation has translation MTTGRYPPLALDALREIFNIGAHHAARALGELLQVTVWISVPTLREVDFAEVEEIVGGEEPRVGAYLRFQGDLEGSFFFLLSPRDARALARRMTALLAGETEAHPPREDGEGVHFTELEWSALAEIGNILAGNFVATLFSFASLEMRMNVPGLAYDYALAILAEGMLAVGESADEILLGDARLSAGEQEIRGELVFLPHPRSVDVLLAALAVDEE, from the coding sequence ATGACCACCGGACGCTACCCCCCGCTGGCGCTGGACGCCCTCCGGGAAATCTTCAACATCGGAGCGCACCACGCCGCACGGGCGCTGGGGGAACTTCTGCAGGTCACCGTGTGGATTTCCGTTCCCACCTTGCGCGAGGTGGACTTTGCGGAGGTGGAGGAGATCGTCGGAGGCGAGGAGCCGCGCGTGGGTGCGTACCTCCGCTTTCAAGGAGACCTGGAAGGGAGTTTCTTTTTTCTCCTCTCCCCGAGAGACGCCCGCGCGCTCGCGCGGCGCATGACGGCTCTCCTCGCGGGAGAAACGGAGGCGCATCCGCCCCGCGAAGACGGGGAAGGGGTGCACTTTACGGAGCTCGAGTGGAGCGCCCTTGCGGAGATCGGGAACATCCTCGCAGGGAACTTCGTCGCCACCCTCTTTTCCTTCGCCTCGCTCGAAATGCGGATGAACGTGCCCGGCCTCGCGTACGACTACGCCCTCGCCATCCTCGCCGAAGGGATGCTCGCCGTCGGGGAGAGCGCGGACGAAATCCTCCTGGGAGACGCCCGCCTGAGCGCCGGCGAGCAGGAAATTCGCGGGGAGCTCGTCTTTCTCCCACATCCCCGGTCCGTGGACGTGCTCCTCGCCGCCCTCGCGGTGGACGAGGAATGA
- a CDS encoding Translation elongation factor Ts has protein sequence MTVRADQIKELRERTGAGFLDCKKALEEAAGDMERAVQILREKGKAQAAKKAGRIAAEGVVEAYIHAGGRIGVLVEVNCETDFVAKTEVFRQFAREIAMQIAAFKPRYVRREDIPAEVIEQERAIYLEQAKNEGKPEHIAARIAEGKLENFFKEVVLLEQPYIRDANRTVKDLLEEAIAKTGEKVDVRRFVRYELGEGIEREAKDFAREVMSQLGREG, from the coding sequence GTGACCGTACGCGCCGATCAGATCAAGGAACTTCGCGAACGCACAGGCGCCGGGTTTCTCGACTGCAAAAAGGCCCTGGAAGAAGCGGCGGGGGACATGGAGCGCGCCGTGCAGATCCTGCGCGAGAAAGGGAAGGCGCAGGCGGCAAAGAAGGCGGGGCGCATCGCCGCCGAGGGCGTCGTCGAGGCGTACATCCACGCCGGCGGCCGCATCGGCGTCCTCGTGGAGGTGAACTGCGAGACGGACTTCGTCGCCAAGACGGAGGTCTTCCGCCAGTTCGCCCGAGAAATCGCCATGCAGATCGCGGCCTTTAAGCCGCGCTACGTGCGGCGCGAGGACATCCCCGCGGAGGTCATCGAGCAGGAAAGGGCGATTTACCTCGAGCAGGCCAAGAACGAAGGGAAGCCGGAGCACATCGCCGCCCGCATCGCCGAAGGGAAGCTGGAAAACTTCTTCAAGGAAGTCGTCCTCCTCGAACAGCCGTACATCCGCGACGCAAACCGCACGGTGAAGGACCTGCTCGAAGAGGCGATCGCCAAGACGGGCGAGAAGGTAGACGTTCGCCGCTTCGTCCGCTACGAGCTGGGCGAGGGGATCGAACGGGAGGCCAAGGACTTCGCCCGGGAAGTGATGTCGCAGTTGGGCCGCGAAGGGTGA
- a CDS encoding Chemotaxis protein CheD, producing MIHVPIAHMAVARPPAKLRTTGLGSCVGVVLYDPWARIAGMAHIMLPQASHGREGPPAKFADTGIPELVRRIEEAGGVRRRLRAKIAGGANMFPLLSNEFFRIGEKNVRAVRAALQELRIPVEAEDVGGTVGRTIEFDPESGKLTVWTVRGEVAVF from the coding sequence GTGATCCACGTGCCCATCGCCCACATGGCGGTGGCCCGTCCTCCCGCCAAGTTGCGAACGACGGGGCTTGGGTCTTGCGTGGGGGTCGTCCTGTACGACCCTTGGGCCCGAATCGCCGGCATGGCGCACATCATGCTTCCCCAGGCGAGCCACGGCCGCGAAGGTCCCCCCGCCAAGTTCGCCGACACGGGGATTCCCGAGCTCGTGCGGCGCATCGAAGAGGCGGGCGGCGTGCGCCGCCGGCTACGGGCCAAGATCGCCGGGGGGGCGAACATGTTTCCCCTGCTCTCCAACGAATTCTTTCGCATCGGGGAGAAGAACGTCCGCGCCGTGCGGGCGGCCCTTCAGGAGCTCCGAATTCCCGTGGAAGCGGAGGACGTGGGGGGAACCGTGGGCCGGACGATCGAGTTCGACCCGGAGAGCGGGAAGCTCACGGTTTGGACCGTTCGGGGGGAAGTAGCGGTGTTCTGA
- a CDS encoding 1-deoxy-D-xylulose 5-phosphate reductoisomerase: MRRVVILGSTGSIGMQTLQVLAEFPESFEVVGLAAARNASRLAEQACAFRPRAVAVLDGETAEAFAAELVARGCSPLPEILVGEEGYTALAEHPDAEVVVSALVGFSGAVPTLAAAEAGKTIALANKEALVATGELLLAALSRGGGRIVPVDSEHSAVYQALAGEPRSGIRRLILTASGGAFRHLTRDALARVTAADALRHPNWAMGPKVTIDSATMMNKALEVIEAHFLFDVPYEAIDVLLHDESIVHAMVEFHDGNVKAVLSVPDMRFPIQYALFAPERPANTFPRLDLARVGTLHFRAASCDRYPALCLGYRAGKAGGTYPAVLSAANEVAVQALLEGRLGFHAVEDLLAAVLDAHVPIARPSLSEIREADRWAREEAARRIARAGAK; this comes from the coding sequence ATGCGACGCGTGGTAATCCTCGGCTCCACGGGATCCATCGGGATGCAGACGCTCCAGGTCCTGGCGGAGTTTCCGGAATCGTTTGAAGTTGTAGGGTTGGCGGCGGCACGTAACGCGAGCCGTCTCGCGGAACAGGCGTGCGCGTTTCGTCCGCGCGCGGTAGCCGTCCTCGACGGGGAAACGGCGGAGGCGTTCGCCGCGGAGCTTGTGGCCCGGGGGTGTTCCCCCCTGCCGGAAATTCTCGTGGGGGAGGAGGGGTATACCGCTTTGGCCGAGCACCCGGATGCGGAGGTCGTCGTCTCCGCCCTCGTGGGGTTTTCCGGCGCGGTGCCGACGCTCGCCGCGGCGGAAGCGGGGAAGACGATCGCCCTCGCCAACAAGGAAGCCCTCGTCGCCACGGGGGAACTCCTCCTCGCGGCGCTCTCCAGGGGCGGCGGAAGGATCGTACCCGTGGACAGCGAGCACTCTGCGGTGTACCAGGCCCTTGCAGGCGAACCGCGTTCGGGAATCCGTCGCCTCATCCTCACCGCTTCTGGCGGCGCCTTCCGCCACCTCACGCGCGACGCCCTTGCCCGCGTCACGGCGGCCGACGCCTTGCGGCACCCGAACTGGGCCATGGGCCCCAAGGTGACGATCGACTCCGCGACGATGATGAACAAGGCGCTCGAGGTGATCGAGGCGCACTTCCTCTTCGACGTGCCCTACGAGGCAATCGACGTCCTCCTCCACGATGAAAGCATCGTACACGCTATGGTAGAATTTCATGACGGGAACGTGAAGGCCGTCTTGAGCGTTCCCGACATGCGCTTCCCCATCCAGTACGCCCTCTTTGCGCCCGAGCGCCCCGCAAACACCTTTCCCCGCCTCGACCTCGCGCGCGTGGGTACCTTGCACTTCCGGGCGGCGAGTTGCGACCGCTACCCCGCCCTGTGCTTGGGGTACCGCGCGGGCAAGGCAGGGGGGACGTACCCGGCGGTGTTGAGCGCGGCCAACGAGGTAGCTGTTCAGGCGCTTCTCGAGGGGAGGTTGGGGTTTCACGCCGTCGAAGACCTCCTCGCCGCCGTGCTCGACGCCCACGTCCCCATCGCGCGTCCGAGCCTCTCCGAGATCCGGGAGGCGGATCGCTGGGCGAGGGAGGAGGCGGCGCGCCGTATCGCGCGGGCGGGCGCAAAATGA
- a CDS encoding Undecaprenyl diphosphate synthase, with translation MWPFGRGRARKREEVPSVDRLPKHVAIIMDGNGRWAQVRGLPRIAGHEAGMRAVRRTVRAADEFGIRVLTLYAFSTENWRRPREEVDFLLSLPTRFLEGDLPELKERNVSVRVMGFLDELPAHTRAAVERAVAETRDNTGLILNFALNYGSRREIVHALRRILLAVQDGELAWSDVEALREEDLSRFLLSAGLPDPDLIIRTGGEMRLSNFLLWQAAYAELWFTPRFWPDFTREDLLEALRAYAERERRFGALGDGGRR, from the coding sequence ATGTGGCCGTTCGGGCGTGGGCGCGCGCGAAAGCGGGAAGAGGTCCCTTCGGTCGATCGCCTGCCGAAGCACGTGGCGATTATCATGGACGGGAACGGGCGCTGGGCGCAGGTGCGGGGGCTTCCTCGGATTGCAGGGCACGAGGCGGGCATGCGCGCCGTTCGCCGAACGGTGCGCGCCGCCGACGAGTTCGGCATTCGCGTGCTCACCCTCTACGCCTTTTCTACGGAAAACTGGCGCAGGCCGCGGGAAGAGGTCGACTTCCTCCTCTCCCTCCCCACGCGGTTTCTCGAGGGCGATCTCCCGGAACTCAAGGAACGCAACGTGTCCGTTCGCGTGATGGGCTTCCTCGACGAACTTCCGGCGCACACGCGCGCGGCGGTAGAGCGGGCCGTGGCGGAAACGCGCGACAATACGGGGCTCATCTTGAACTTCGCCCTGAATTACGGTTCCCGCCGCGAGATCGTGCACGCGCTGCGCAGGATTTTACTCGCCGTCCAGGACGGCGAGCTCGCGTGGTCGGACGTGGAAGCGCTTCGCGAGGAAGACCTCTCTCGTTTCCTTCTGAGCGCCGGGCTGCCCGATCCCGATCTCATCATTCGGACGGGCGGGGAGATGCGGCTTTCGAACTTTCTCCTCTGGCAGGCGGCTTACGCGGAACTCTGGTTTACCCCCCGGTTTTGGCCGGACTTTACGCGGGAGGACCTCCTCGAGGCGCTCCGCGCGTACGCGGAGCGGGAACGGCGCTTCGGGGCGTTGGGGGACGGCGGTCGGCGGTAG
- a CDS encoding Uridine monophosphate kinase yields MGEEERKGTPKFRRVVLKLSGEALAGEKGFGIDPEVLTAVAEEIRGARELGVEIAVVVGGGNFWRGLKGAARGIDRATSDYMGMLATVLNALALQDALERLGVPTRVQTSIEMREVAEPYIRRRAIRHLEKGRVVIFAAGTGNPFFSTDTTAALRAAEIEADVILMGKNRVDGVYTADPTVDPTAQKYDRLTYLDLLNKKLGVMDSTASSLSMETEIPIIVFNLLTPGNIRRILLGEEIGTFIGGDGDVRRSS; encoded by the coding sequence GTGGGGGAGGAAGAGCGCAAAGGGACGCCGAAGTTTCGCCGCGTCGTCCTCAAGCTGAGCGGAGAAGCTCTGGCCGGGGAGAAGGGCTTCGGCATCGACCCCGAAGTGCTCACCGCCGTGGCGGAAGAAATCCGCGGGGCGCGGGAGCTGGGGGTGGAGATCGCCGTCGTCGTCGGCGGGGGGAACTTCTGGCGGGGGCTTAAAGGCGCGGCCCGAGGAATCGATCGGGCGACCTCGGACTACATGGGAATGCTCGCAACCGTGCTCAACGCCCTCGCTTTGCAGGACGCCCTGGAGCGCCTCGGCGTGCCCACCCGCGTGCAGACCTCCATCGAGATGCGCGAGGTCGCGGAACCGTACATTCGTCGGCGGGCGATCCGCCACCTCGAAAAGGGGCGCGTCGTGATCTTCGCCGCGGGGACGGGGAACCCGTTCTTCTCCACGGACACCACGGCGGCGCTGCGCGCGGCGGAAATCGAAGCCGACGTGATCCTCATGGGGAAGAACCGGGTGGACGGGGTGTACACCGCCGACCCGACGGTGGATCCGACGGCGCAGAAGTACGACCGCCTCACCTACCTCGACCTTCTCAACAAAAAGCTCGGCGTCATGGACTCCACGGCATCTTCTCTCAGCATGGAAACCGAGATCCCGATCATCGTCTTCAACCTCCTCACGCCGGGCAACATCCGCCGCATCCTTCTCGGCGAGGAGATCGGAACGTTCATCGGAGGGGACGGAGATGTCCGAAGAAGTTCTTAA
- a CDS encoding Ribosome recycling factor, whose translation MSEEVLKDAEARMEKAIEVLRSELATVRAGRATPALLEKVSVDYYGVPTPIHQLATITVADARLLVVQPWDRSALAAIERAIQKAELGLNPQNDGQVIRIVVPPLTEERRKELTKLVRRFGEEARVAIRNVRRDAIEELRRREKEGLLSEDESRRLQERVQKLTDQMVGRVDTLVEQKEKELLEI comes from the coding sequence ATGTCCGAAGAAGTTCTTAAAGACGCCGAAGCGCGCATGGAAAAGGCGATCGAAGTCCTCCGTTCGGAGCTCGCCACCGTTCGCGCGGGACGCGCGACGCCGGCCCTCTTGGAAAAGGTGAGCGTGGACTACTACGGCGTACCCACGCCGATCCACCAGCTCGCGACGATCACCGTCGCGGACGCGCGCCTCCTCGTCGTCCAGCCGTGGGACCGCTCGGCGCTCGCGGCCATCGAACGGGCGATTCAGAAGGCGGAGCTCGGCTTGAACCCGCAAAACGACGGCCAGGTGATCCGCATCGTCGTTCCTCCCCTCACGGAAGAGCGGCGCAAGGAACTCACGAAGCTCGTGCGCCGCTTCGGCGAAGAGGCCCGCGTTGCCATTCGCAACGTGCGCCGCGATGCCATCGAGGAACTTCGCCGGCGCGAAAAGGAAGGGCTCCTCTCCGAGGACGAGTCCCGCCGCCTGCAGGAGCGCGTGCAGAAGCTCACGGACCAGATGGTGGGGCGCGTGGACACCCTCGTGGAGCAAAAGGAAAAGGAACTTCTCGAGATCTGA
- a CDS encoding RNA polymerase sigma factor for flagellar operon: MGDSILEERSEEQILWERYIRTKDVRTEEALVRRFMPLVDRVVGRVASRLPSFVSQEELRSYGYVGLLEAVRKYEPERGISFSTYAMWRIRGAIYDGLRDLDPYTRSLREKSKKVEEIQSFLEQKHLRRVDDEEIASEANLSPREVARLRREEPESSFPELEDDEGQKLPLPWSDPNAPLPEEEAERNELRDELARAIERLPERERLILSLFYYEGLKFNEIADLLGLSPSRISQLHGRALARLRPLLERYLEGR; this comes from the coding sequence GTGGGGGATTCCATCCTGGAGGAGCGGAGCGAAGAGCAGATCCTTTGGGAGCGCTACATCCGCACGAAGGACGTTCGGACGGAAGAGGCGCTCGTGCGCCGCTTCATGCCGCTGGTGGATCGCGTCGTAGGGCGGGTGGCGTCGCGGCTTCCGTCGTTCGTGAGCCAAGAGGAGCTCCGGAGCTACGGGTACGTGGGGCTTCTCGAAGCCGTGCGCAAATATGAGCCCGAGCGAGGGATTTCCTTCTCCACCTATGCGATGTGGCGCATCCGCGGGGCCATCTACGACGGCCTGCGGGATCTCGATCCCTACACGCGCTCCCTGCGCGAGAAGAGCAAGAAGGTCGAGGAAATCCAATCCTTCCTCGAGCAGAAGCACCTCCGGCGCGTGGACGACGAGGAGATCGCTTCGGAGGCGAACCTCTCTCCCCGAGAGGTGGCGCGCCTGCGCCGCGAGGAACCGGAAAGTTCTTTCCCGGAGCTCGAGGACGACGAAGGACAAAAGCTCCCCTTGCCGTGGTCGGACCCCAACGCCCCCCTCCCCGAGGAAGAGGCGGAGAGAAACGAGCTTCGAGACGAGCTCGCCCGGGCCATCGAGCGCCTTCCCGAGCGCGAGCGTCTCATCCTTTCCCTCTTTTACTACGAAGGGCTCAAGTTCAACGAGATTGCCGACCTCCTCGGGTTGTCTCCTTCGCGGATTTCCCAGCTTCACGGCCGCGCCCTCGCTCGCCTGCGCCCCCTCTTGGAGCGCTACCTAGAAGGAAGGTGA
- a CDS encoding Signal transduction histidine kinase CheA, protein MDDFDLSQYLALFLEESRENLDTLNGELLRLEREPENREVVANLFRAAHTLKGMAATMGFEAIAALTHELEDVLDLVRVGRRTVDPALVDVLFRAVDTLGAMLDAVAREGRDDVPHADVLHLLRRLREGGEPPAASPLSPEGGSSEPTYPEVSPTSFPPYVQVVVREALRKGYGVYRLDVELVPDALLKAARAFLVYRTAEEYGEVLYTDPPVEDIEEERMGTGFSLLVATSASPEELRRSVANVSEVASVTLSRVAAAERDAEPAAEGDPPAREGGSPSKAGGTGPIPPEGGDTPRGSSPERKAREASAEGRDKLAQRRILRVDAERLDKLMNLFSELVIDRGRLELLARESGHVELQEVVEHMYRVMGELQMLILGIRMVPLEQVFHRFPRMVRDLARELGKEVEFVTRGEETELDRTVIDEIGDPLVHLLRNAVDHGIETPEERRAAGKPPVGRIELVAYPSGSHVYIEVQDDGRGISRERVLRKAVERGLVRPEEAEALDDEAAHQFLFYPGFTTKDDVSDVSGRGVGLDAVKNKIESLGGSVSVFSREGRGTLFRIQLPLTLSILTTMLVGVEGETYAIPVGAIVESLRVRPEEVRTVGGQPVVLVRDRLVPLVDLAAHFGLRSSESPHTPKEDGERLVVVIRRGERFAGLVVDRFYGQQEVVLKPLGSYLAHIPTFSGATILGDGQIALILEPAAFFAH, encoded by the coding sequence ATGGACGACTTTGACCTTTCCCAGTACCTCGCCCTCTTCCTCGAAGAGAGCCGCGAAAACCTCGACACGCTCAACGGAGAGCTCCTCCGCCTGGAGCGCGAGCCCGAAAACCGCGAGGTCGTCGCCAACCTCTTCCGCGCCGCCCACACGCTCAAGGGGATGGCCGCGACGATGGGTTTCGAGGCGATCGCCGCGCTCACCCACGAGCTCGAAGACGTCCTCGACCTCGTGCGCGTCGGTCGGCGGACGGTCGACCCCGCGCTCGTGGACGTCCTCTTCCGCGCCGTGGACACCCTCGGCGCGATGCTCGACGCCGTAGCCCGAGAAGGAAGGGACGACGTTCCCCACGCCGACGTCCTCCACCTCCTGCGCCGTCTTCGCGAAGGAGGGGAACCTCCCGCCGCATCCCCGCTTTCTCCCGAAGGAGGGTCCTCGGAACCGACCTACCCCGAAGTCTCTCCGACCTCTTTTCCTCCGTACGTCCAGGTTGTCGTCCGCGAGGCACTCCGCAAAGGGTACGGCGTCTACCGGCTGGACGTCGAGCTCGTCCCGGACGCCCTCTTGAAGGCCGCCCGAGCCTTTCTCGTCTACCGGACGGCGGAAGAGTACGGCGAGGTGCTCTACACGGATCCTCCCGTGGAGGACATCGAGGAAGAGCGGATGGGAACGGGCTTTTCCCTCCTCGTCGCTACTTCCGCCTCCCCCGAGGAACTCCGCCGAAGTGTGGCCAACGTTTCGGAGGTCGCCTCCGTGACCCTGTCCAGGGTAGCTGCGGCGGAAAGAGATGCGGAGCCGGCAGCCGAAGGCGACCCGCCCGCGCGAGAGGGCGGCAGTCCCTCCAAGGCCGGCGGAACCGGGCCTATTCCCCCGGAAGGAGGCGACACGCCCCGGGGAAGTTCTCCGGAGCGGAAGGCGCGGGAAGCTTCCGCCGAGGGCCGGGATAAGCTCGCGCAGCGGCGCATCCTGCGCGTGGACGCCGAGCGGCTGGACAAGCTCATGAACCTCTTTAGCGAACTCGTGATCGACCGCGGTCGCCTCGAACTCCTCGCCCGCGAGTCGGGACACGTGGAGCTCCAAGAGGTCGTCGAGCACATGTACCGCGTGATGGGCGAGCTTCAAATGCTCATTTTGGGCATTCGCATGGTCCCCCTCGAGCAGGTTTTTCACCGGTTTCCGCGCATGGTGCGCGACTTAGCAAGAGAATTGGGGAAGGAGGTCGAATTTGTAACCAGAGGGGAGGAGACGGAGCTCGACCGCACGGTGATCGACGAGATCGGCGATCCCCTCGTACACCTCCTCCGGAATGCCGTAGACCACGGCATTGAGACCCCCGAAGAGCGGCGTGCGGCGGGGAAGCCGCCGGTCGGCCGCATCGAGCTCGTGGCCTACCCCTCCGGAAGCCACGTGTACATCGAAGTGCAAGACGACGGCCGCGGAATCTCCCGGGAAAGAGTTCTGCGCAAGGCGGTGGAGCGGGGACTCGTTCGCCCCGAGGAGGCGGAGGCGCTAGACGACGAGGCGGCCCACCAGTTCCTCTTTTACCCCGGGTTTACGACAAAAGACGACGTAAGCGACGTCTCCGGCCGTGGGGTCGGCCTCGACGCGGTGAAGAACAAGATCGAGTCTCTGGGGGGGAGCGTGAGCGTGTTTTCCCGCGAAGGCCGCGGTACGCTCTTCCGCATCCAGCTTCCCCTCACCCTTTCGATCCTCACGACGATGCTCGTCGGCGTCGAAGGGGAGACGTACGCGATCCCCGTGGGAGCCATCGTGGAGAGCCTGCGCGTACGTCCCGAGGAGGTGCGGACCGTGGGGGGGCAGCCGGTCGTCCTCGTCCGCGATCGCCTCGTCCCCCTCGTCGACCTCGCCGCACACTTCGGATTGCGGTCTTCCGAGTCGCCGCACACGCCAAAGGAGGATGGGGAACGCCTGGTCGTCGTCATCCGCCGCGGCGAGCGATTCGCCGGCCTCGTGGTCGACCGCTTTTACGGACAACAGGAAGTGGTCCTCAAGCCCCTCGGAAGCTACCTCGCCCACATTCCCACGTTTTCCGGCGCGACGATCCTCGGCGACGGCCAAATCGCCCTCATCCTCGAACCCGCCGCCTTTTTCGCCCACTAA
- a CDS encoding SSU ribosomal protein S2p (SAe), whose translation MAVVSMKQLLEAGVHFGHQTRRWNPKMARYIFTERNGIYIIDLQKTMKLLEEAYRFLRDVAAEGGEILFVGTKKQAQEAIREEAERAGVFYVNHRWLGGTLTNFQTIQKRIARLHELERMEEDGTFDVLPKKEVILLRKEKERLERFLGGIKTMKRLPEAMYVVDPRKERIAVSEARRLGIPVVAIVDTNCDPDEVDYVIPGNDDAIRAIRLITAKMADAVLEGRRGLTPEPAGKVAQGAEEPAAEEAEPLDEAFFAQPEGDAEV comes from the coding sequence ATGGCCGTCGTGTCCATGAAGCAGCTTTTGGAGGCCGGTGTGCACTTTGGCCACCAGACGCGCCGGTGGAACCCCAAGATGGCGCGGTACATCTTCACCGAGCGAAACGGGATCTACATCATCGACCTGCAAAAGACGATGAAGCTCCTGGAAGAGGCCTACCGCTTTCTGCGCGACGTCGCGGCGGAAGGGGGAGAGATCCTCTTCGTGGGGACGAAGAAGCAGGCGCAGGAGGCCATCCGGGAGGAAGCCGAACGGGCTGGCGTGTTTTACGTGAACCACCGTTGGCTCGGCGGCACGCTTACGAACTTTCAGACGATCCAGAAGCGCATCGCCCGACTTCACGAGCTCGAGCGAATGGAAGAGGACGGCACGTTCGACGTCCTTCCCAAGAAGGAAGTCATCCTCCTTCGAAAGGAAAAGGAGCGCCTCGAGCGCTTCCTCGGCGGGATCAAGACGATGAAGCGGCTCCCGGAGGCGATGTACGTCGTCGATCCGCGGAAAGAGCGCATCGCCGTGTCGGAGGCGCGCCGCCTCGGGATCCCCGTGGTCGCCATCGTAGACACGAACTGCGATCCCGACGAGGTAGACTACGTAATTCCCGGAAACGACGACGCGATCCGCGCCATCCGCCTCATCACGGCGAAGATGGCCGATGCCGTTCTCGAAGGGCGCCGCGGGCTCACTCCCGAACCGGCGGGCAAAGTAGCGCAAGGCGCGGAGGAACCCGCCGCCGAGGAGGCAGAACCGCTCGACGAGGCGTTTTTCGCCCAACCGGAAGGCGACGCTGAGGTCTGA
- a CDS encoding Phosphatidate cytidylyltransferase, translating to MASRVITALVGGSLVVSLVVLGGPAFSFLLLVISTAVFLEFAAMYERRFLTPLNVLGVLFTWGLVFGYAFSTKFSLHTPEFKDFLWVAAFLLLFFYVLYREEVSLQKLAYVFLGAVYIGLGFHYFYLLRVLPDTAAYALFVAFVVWATDIGAFLAGRLFGRHKLLPNVSPKKTWEGSLGGFVLGVLVALLAAGGFRLPLSLGQAFLLGGLLSFAGQIGDLIESAIKRAFQVKDSGHLLPGHGGFFDRFDSMIVAYPIAYFFFRFLGLL from the coding sequence ATGGCCTCGCGGGTCATCACCGCGCTCGTGGGCGGGTCCCTCGTCGTCTCGCTCGTCGTGTTGGGCGGGCCCGCCTTTTCGTTTCTCCTGCTCGTGATCTCGACGGCGGTCTTCCTCGAGTTTGCCGCCATGTACGAACGGCGCTTCTTGACCCCCCTAAACGTCCTCGGGGTTCTCTTCACCTGGGGGCTCGTCTTCGGCTACGCGTTCTCGACGAAGTTTTCCCTTCATACCCCCGAGTTCAAGGACTTTCTCTGGGTCGCCGCCTTCCTCCTCCTCTTCTTTTACGTCCTCTACCGAGAAGAAGTCTCCCTGCAAAAGCTCGCGTACGTCTTCCTCGGCGCCGTGTACATCGGTCTCGGGTTCCACTACTTTTACCTCCTGCGCGTGCTTCCCGATACGGCCGCGTACGCCCTTTTCGTCGCCTTCGTCGTCTGGGCCACGGACATCGGCGCCTTTCTCGCCGGACGTCTCTTCGGTCGCCACAAGCTCCTCCCCAACGTCAGCCCGAAGAAGACGTGGGAGGGTTCCCTAGGCGGCTTCGTCCTCGGCGTTCTCGTCGCCCTTCTTGCCGCAGGCGGGTTCCGCTTGCCGCTCTCGCTCGGGCAGGCCTTTCTCCTGGGCGGCCTCCTCTCCTTCGCAGGACAGATCGGGGATCTCATCGAATCGGCGATCAAGCGGGCCTTTCAGGTCAAAGATTCCGGTCACCTCCTCCCGGGACACGGGGGGTTCTTCGACCGCTTCGACAGCATGATCGTCGCCTACCCGATCGCGTACTTCTTCTTCCGCTTCCTTGGCCTCCTCTGA